The Oceanispirochaeta sp. M1 genome contains a region encoding:
- a CDS encoding toxin-antitoxin system HicB family antitoxin, which translates to MSVDLHHSYTVRIYWSKDIFCYEASCVEIPSIHVQGTDRNSVLDAVDSQIEAIIKNSLSSRSALNEAVADKRYRGKIPLRIAPAIHQSLARLSAEEGISMNCLIGSIIETNLRSTGREEHCLFRLEYDVKELKVINNKLYNEVYSLLHTLRENKI; encoded by the coding sequence ATGTCTGTTGATCTTCATCATAGTTATACAGTTAGAATCTACTGGTCTAAAGATATATTCTGTTATGAAGCAAGTTGCGTCGAAATCCCTTCTATACACGTCCAGGGGACAGACCGAAACTCGGTGCTTGATGCAGTAGATTCTCAGATTGAAGCAATAATTAAAAACTCCCTAAGCTCCAGGAGCGCTTTGAACGAGGCAGTTGCTGATAAAAGATACAGGGGTAAAATTCCATTGAGAATCGCACCTGCAATTCATCAGTCTCTTGCCAGGTTATCAGCTGAGGAGGGTATTTCTATGAACTGTCTTATTGGAAGTATTATTGAAACTAACCTGAGAAGTACAGGTCGGGAGGAGCATTGTTTGTTCCGGCTCGAATATGATGTTAAGGAGTTAAAAGTCATTAATAATAAGCTGTATAATGAGGTATACAGCTTATTACATACCTTGAGAGAAAATAAGATTTAA
- a CDS encoding ankyrin repeat domain-containing protein, producing MNRKKSILFLAIILLITLISGCASVEVRAAKKGDLESLQDFIDKGGDVNEAQRGGTTLLMYASEAGQIQAINFLLDNRAIISLKDNNGRTAFIYAVIPGKQAAAELLLQRGADVNVTIPSGDSALTLSASSQNQGMMTMLLSNGADLNHKNNGGWSALTLSLSKDAQKPSGINQTSNILIEKGAALDRSSTNVSKVAFTASASGNKEVLKYLLNNGFELETKSDKGETLLFTAVSAQKTEMVRFLLDRGADWSVKDSSGWSILMKSLYNSAVAGKGPDTIAKLLMEKGARPEAATPQGETTGYKAAETGAIEILNLLFDNGLSYQIRDAKGNNLLIIGIAHTKIVKLMIDKGVPVDSRNEQKYTPLIMAAAGGHRDSLSLLLQAGAEPDLKDASGQTALLYAAGSSDVEMVRKLLIAGASPHSTDKSGNTALHKAAAKGTPETVRLLLTSGIYVDSANADGDTPYILTQKNQKHGAAIREILAVAGAKVPVQEVQATPAPPAKIAVEPETETQTAPAVVPVPKPATSKSEPSLFEEPAATEKQPSPPSTPAAVPATPTETAPVADPTPVAEPTPVPKPAPPAEPEPAVQPDLAVRFGWPSINPSAVRGWNNSDKMTGKATLQIGYSSESSWFYEYTMDIPRKGVNADRYEADLDFGNRTLDACKAVLTIHTKKGYALVSELTARPDLDGKMILYFESFKYKK from the coding sequence ATGAACAGAAAAAAGAGCATTTTATTTTTAGCAATTATATTATTAATAACACTCATAAGCGGCTGTGCCAGTGTTGAAGTCCGTGCTGCAAAAAAAGGAGATTTAGAATCTCTGCAGGACTTTATTGATAAAGGCGGAGATGTTAATGAGGCTCAGAGAGGTGGAACTACTCTTCTTATGTACGCATCTGAAGCCGGTCAGATTCAGGCAATTAACTTTCTACTTGATAACAGAGCCATCATAAGTCTGAAAGATAATAATGGACGTACAGCTTTTATCTATGCTGTTATCCCCGGGAAACAGGCTGCCGCAGAACTTCTTCTGCAGAGAGGCGCGGATGTGAATGTAACAATCCCCTCAGGTGATTCCGCCCTGACTCTTTCAGCATCTTCCCAGAATCAGGGAATGATGACAATGCTCCTGTCCAACGGTGCCGACCTGAATCATAAGAACAACGGCGGATGGTCTGCACTGACTCTCAGTCTCAGTAAGGATGCTCAGAAACCCTCAGGAATAAATCAGACCAGCAATATTCTGATAGAAAAAGGTGCCGCTCTGGATCGTAGTTCTACGAATGTAAGCAAGGTAGCCTTTACAGCCTCAGCATCGGGTAACAAAGAGGTCCTGAAATATCTGCTGAACAACGGATTTGAGCTGGAAACAAAATCAGATAAAGGGGAAACCCTTCTGTTTACTGCAGTCTCTGCCCAGAAAACAGAAATGGTTCGATTTCTCCTTGATAGGGGAGCCGACTGGTCAGTAAAGGATTCCTCCGGATGGTCAATCCTGATGAAGTCACTGTATAACAGTGCTGTCGCCGGGAAAGGACCGGACACCATTGCTAAACTTCTTATGGAAAAGGGAGCTCGTCCCGAAGCGGCTACTCCCCAGGGTGAAACTACCGGATATAAGGCCGCAGAAACAGGTGCCATTGAGATCCTTAATCTTCTTTTTGATAACGGACTCTCTTATCAAATAAGGGATGCCAAAGGAAACAACCTTCTTATTATCGGTATTGCTCACACTAAGATAGTCAAGTTAATGATAGATAAGGGGGTTCCTGTAGACAGTCGGAACGAGCAGAAATATACCCCTCTGATCATGGCCGCCGCCGGTGGACACAGAGATTCTCTGTCTCTCCTTCTGCAGGCCGGAGCTGAACCGGACCTGAAGGATGCCAGCGGACAGACCGCTCTCTTATATGCTGCCGGATCTTCAGATGTTGAAATGGTTCGAAAACTGCTGATTGCCGGAGCTTCCCCCCATAGTACAGATAAATCCGGAAATACGGCTCTGCACAAAGCAGCTGCAAAAGGTACTCCTGAAACTGTCCGTCTGCTGCTGACCTCCGGAATATATGTAGATTCTGCAAATGCAGATGGTGATACCCCATATATTCTCACACAGAAAAATCAGAAACACGGTGCAGCAATAAGAGAAATCCTGGCAGTGGCCGGAGCCAAAGTTCCAGTTCAGGAAGTGCAGGCAACTCCTGCTCCTCCAGCTAAAATAGCAGTCGAGCCTGAGACTGAAACTCAGACGGCCCCTGCAGTGGTTCCAGTTCCAAAACCTGCTACATCCAAGTCTGAACCGTCCCTCTTTGAAGAACCTGCGGCTACGGAAAAGCAGCCTTCTCCCCCAAGTACTCCTGCAGCTGTACCGGCAACCCCCACTGAGACAGCCCCTGTAGCAGATCCAACTCCTGTTGCAGAACCAACCCCCGTTCCGAAGCCTGCTCCACCTGCAGAACCCGAACCCGCCGTTCAGCCCGATTTGGCCGTTCGTTTCGGCTGGCCCTCTATCAATCCTTCAGCCGTAAGAGGCTGGAACAACAGTGATAAAATGACCGGAAAGGCTACACTGCAAATCGGCTACAGCTCAGAATCCTCCTGGTTTTATGAATACACCATGGACATCCCCAGGAAAGGTGTAAACGCCGACCGTTATGAAGCGGATCTTGATTTCGGTAATAGAACACTGGATGCCTGCAAAGCTGTTTTGACCATTCATACTAAAAAGGGTTATGCCCTGGTCAGTGAGCTTACTGCTCGTCCAGATCTTGATGGTAAAATGATTCTGTATTTTGAGAGTTTTAAATACAAAAAATAG
- a CDS encoding ABC-F family ATP-binding cassette domain-containing protein → MSAFVQLSGVSLAFGDRDILKNIHLNLSHSSRVALAGANGSGKTTFMKVICGEISADTGDRSQSRNARIGYLPQSGLRFRDRSLREEVEQAYLHIQELETEAVQLAERMADSSLEEKTIHNLAERHHEIQEQITSSGYYEREAMIYRVLLGLGFLAEDMERETSSFSGGWQMRIALARILLEMPDILLLDEPTNYLDLEARDWLEDFLQRFPGGVLVVSHDRYFLDKVTKETAELFQGGMKIYKGNYSAYESRRKLELVQLEAAWKQQQEEIARIEDFIRRFRYSATKGAQAQSRVKMLEKMERIEIPSSMKRMHFHFPPPPHSGRKVMSLEAVCKSYGDHQVLKDVNLEIAKGDRLNLAGMNGAGKSTLMRIISGEDKNYTGSLRLGTDVKIGYFSQDQELVLDPSKSVLETLEANAPTELIPKLRGMLGAFLFSDDDIFKKCAVLSGGEKNRLALLKLLLEPVNLLVMDEPTNHLDLTSKDVLLEAMKSYEGTLVFVSHDRYFIEALAGSVMELTPGKAEYFDGDYAYYRWKKETRATEAAGSDQSSAPMTGVSAATAKLSREEEKKLKADIRRLERREDQLMEELDVCETAITAEQEKLASPEVYSNAAKAKAVGQRITELEGKQHELTQAWEEAAEELAGLIG, encoded by the coding sequence ATGAGTGCATTTGTACAGTTAAGCGGAGTATCTCTGGCCTTCGGGGACAGAGACATCCTGAAAAATATTCACCTCAATCTCTCCCACTCCTCCAGGGTTGCCCTGGCCGGTGCCAACGGAAGCGGTAAAACCACCTTTATGAAAGTAATCTGCGGAGAGATCTCCGCAGATACAGGAGATCGCTCCCAGAGCCGGAATGCCCGGATCGGTTACCTACCCCAGTCGGGCCTGCGTTTCAGAGACAGAAGCCTGAGAGAAGAGGTGGAACAGGCCTACCTGCATATTCAGGAACTGGAAACCGAGGCAGTTCAACTGGCCGAGCGTATGGCCGACAGCTCACTGGAAGAAAAGACCATCCATAACCTGGCTGAGCGTCACCACGAAATACAGGAACAGATAACTTCAAGCGGTTATTATGAGCGTGAAGCAATGATCTACCGGGTCCTCTTAGGACTTGGTTTTCTGGCCGAAGATATGGAGCGTGAAACCTCCAGCTTTTCTGGCGGATGGCAGATGCGTATTGCCCTGGCCCGAATTCTCCTTGAAATGCCCGATATTCTCCTGCTGGATGAACCCACCAATTATCTGGATCTGGAGGCCAGGGACTGGCTGGAGGATTTCCTCCAGAGATTTCCCGGGGGAGTGCTGGTTGTATCCCATGACCGCTACTTTCTGGACAAGGTGACTAAAGAGACCGCCGAACTTTTTCAGGGTGGAATGAAAATATACAAGGGAAACTATTCGGCATACGAATCCAGACGGAAACTGGAACTGGTACAGCTCGAAGCTGCCTGGAAACAGCAGCAGGAGGAGATTGCCAGAATAGAGGATTTCATCCGCAGATTCCGTTATTCAGCGACCAAGGGAGCACAGGCTCAGAGTCGTGTGAAAATGCTGGAGAAAATGGAAAGGATTGAGATCCCCTCATCAATGAAAAGAATGCATTTCCATTTTCCACCTCCCCCCCACTCCGGCCGGAAAGTAATGAGCCTGGAAGCTGTCTGTAAATCCTATGGAGATCATCAGGTTTTAAAAGATGTGAACCTGGAGATTGCCAAGGGAGACAGGTTGAACCTGGCAGGGATGAACGGTGCAGGGAAATCAACACTGATGAGAATTATCAGCGGTGAAGATAAAAACTACACAGGAAGTCTGAGACTGGGAACGGATGTAAAAATCGGATATTTCAGTCAGGATCAGGAGCTTGTTCTTGATCCTTCCAAGTCGGTACTGGAAACCCTTGAAGCAAATGCCCCCACTGAGCTTATCCCCAAGTTAAGGGGAATGCTGGGAGCCTTTCTTTTTTCAGATGATGATATCTTTAAAAAATGTGCAGTACTCAGCGGTGGTGAAAAAAACCGGCTGGCTCTGCTGAAGCTTCTTCTGGAACCGGTAAATCTTCTTGTAATGGATGAGCCGACAAATCACCTTGACCTGACATCCAAGGATGTTCTTCTAGAGGCCATGAAAAGCTATGAAGGCACACTGGTCTTTGTTTCCCATGACCGCTATTTCATTGAAGCCCTGGCGGGTTCTGTTATGGAGCTCACTCCGGGGAAAGCCGAGTACTTTGACGGTGATTATGCCTACTATCGCTGGAAAAAAGAGACAAGGGCCACTGAAGCCGCTGGTTCAGATCAGAGCTCCGCTCCTATGACAGGGGTATCTGCAGCTACCGCAAAACTGAGCCGGGAAGAGGAGAAGAAACTCAAGGCTGATATCCGCAGACTGGAGCGCAGAGAGGATCAGCTGATGGAGGAACTGGATGTCTGTGAGACAGCAATAACTGCTGAGCAGGAAAAACTTGCATCTCCGGAGGTCTATTCGAATGCAGCAAAAGCCAAGGCTGTTGGTCAGAGGATTACCGAACTGGAAGGGAAGCAGCATGAACTGACACAGGCCTGGGAAGAAGCCGCCGAAGAACTGGCGGGCCTTATAGGCTGA
- a CDS encoding SH3 domain-containing protein, whose product MKKNRGGLLVLLIILMISTMSCSRKLGYGVIMWSDQDGLNTGVLTKILKESRIRESYILEVKDTKDRFEIPVWRVRFFEKSSDAEKFASSYEEYIHVFAYSNKQGLPMREEASTSSERIYKLREGQEIKILGRGEKEKVGRFDGFWYTVLSDDGVEGYVFDALLTVYSLNDQQEMIVQNQKDTSDPLLDSFFGTAWRPDTYQGMISRRQIDLALFRPDYGLYADLENMTISLKTIDKEVTETFDKVTRIGANRYDFSGTSFRITINSEYFISVQFKYDGLEISQAFIKLPEDVNTTISREKERRTAMLQDFIDRGPEMSSQAYGTILFENAGRFTWIEKSSLISQQVLTVSAGNSGYVSFRNFPSDQIRSRYDGVITFNFESGETADFLYTMRDAGASLLYVDERYIIERIVTNDQFFSPIQMFFTFPDKISELLPLEGESEESETPSAEEPLEGAG is encoded by the coding sequence ATGAAAAAAAACAGAGGCGGACTCCTTGTTCTGCTAATTATATTGATGATTTCCACCATGTCCTGCTCACGAAAACTGGGTTACGGTGTAATCATGTGGTCCGATCAGGACGGCCTGAACACCGGTGTTTTAACTAAGATTCTTAAGGAATCAAGAATTAGAGAGAGCTATATTCTTGAGGTGAAAGATACAAAAGACCGCTTTGAGATCCCTGTATGGAGAGTCCGCTTCTTTGAGAAATCTTCAGATGCCGAAAAGTTTGCGTCCTCTTATGAAGAATATATCCATGTATTTGCCTACTCCAACAAACAGGGCCTGCCCATGAGGGAAGAAGCCAGTACCTCCAGCGAGAGGATATACAAGCTGCGGGAGGGTCAGGAAATTAAGATTCTGGGCCGGGGTGAAAAAGAAAAAGTGGGCCGATTTGATGGCTTCTGGTACACAGTATTAAGTGATGATGGAGTGGAAGGGTATGTTTTTGACGCACTTTTAACCGTATACAGCCTGAATGACCAGCAGGAAATGATCGTACAGAACCAGAAAGATACGAGTGACCCTCTGCTGGATTCCTTTTTCGGAACTGCCTGGCGTCCCGATACATATCAGGGTATGATCAGTCGCCGTCAGATTGACCTGGCTCTTTTCAGACCGGATTACGGCCTGTATGCGGACCTGGAAAACATGACCATAAGCCTCAAGACCATAGATAAAGAAGTAACAGAAACCTTTGATAAAGTGACCCGTATCGGAGCAAACCGCTACGATTTTTCAGGCACCAGTTTCCGTATAACCATAAACTCCGAGTATTTCATTTCCGTTCAGTTCAAATATGACGGACTGGAGATCAGCCAGGCCTTTATTAAACTTCCTGAAGATGTAAATACCACTATCAGTAGAGAGAAAGAGCGCCGTACAGCCATGCTTCAGGATTTTATAGACAGGGGTCCGGAGATGAGCAGCCAGGCTTACGGCACAATATTATTTGAAAATGCAGGGCGTTTTACCTGGATAGAGAAGTCTTCTCTTATAAGCCAGCAGGTTCTGACTGTAAGTGCCGGCAACAGCGGCTATGTGAGCTTCAGAAACTTTCCTTCCGATCAGATACGCAGCCGATATGACGGAGTGATTACTTTTAACTTTGAAAGCGGTGAGACCGCAGACTTTCTCTATACCATGAGAGATGCAGGGGCAAGTCTGCTCTATGTGGATGAGCGTTATATTATTGAAAGGATTGTCACAAACGATCAGTTCTTCAGCCCTATTCAGATGTTCTTTACTTTCCCCGACAAGATCTCCGAGCTGCTGCCCCTGGAAGGGGAATCAGAAGAGTCTGAGACTCCCTCGGCGGAAGAACCCCTTGAAGGAGCTGGCTGA
- a CDS encoding ROK family protein, producing the protein MNADKYYAALDIGAGRGAKIAFFSSDGTIASETLLGVEDYSLDFDDFSSTLAGRIRKAVPDHGKILSIGISSAGILSSDGGFQLFANCARYNGYNIRKAMEEKFNLPVAIDNDANTGALAEWSVIKMELLYWVFGGGWGGAWISAEGDVLHPSHDWDGRDSSLHYTNEPGYAIPLSKHRLKLLFLEVGASYELFERYLSEDPDLPESVLLGPGGNPESLRAEVILSGPGRCRLFRALVGDDTFYERFLDIHELKQINDPSVAGQHISKLSNMRVETAINTDRLYGKILAEAAKIMLRTGSSDGLRDDLPIFLGGKPSYALPYFGPSCQRVLGKMGIMSYLRPSVLDEKNLNANLVGASVLAQRAYAMRSTG; encoded by the coding sequence ATGAATGCAGACAAATATTATGCGGCTCTTGATATCGGAGCCGGACGAGGCGCAAAAATAGCCTTTTTTTCATCAGATGGAACTATAGCAAGTGAAACTCTTCTCGGAGTAGAGGACTACAGTCTGGATTTCGATGATTTTTCATCCACTCTGGCCGGCAGAATCAGAAAAGCCGTACCGGATCATGGAAAGATTTTATCAATAGGCATCTCTTCTGCCGGTATCCTCAGTTCTGACGGAGGATTTCAGCTGTTTGCCAACTGTGCCCGCTATAATGGATATAATATCCGTAAGGCAATGGAGGAAAAGTTCAATCTTCCTGTTGCCATTGATAATGATGCCAATACCGGAGCCCTTGCGGAGTGGTCGGTTATCAAAATGGAGCTTTTATACTGGGTCTTTGGTGGAGGCTGGGGTGGTGCCTGGATCAGTGCAGAAGGTGATGTTCTTCATCCCTCCCATGACTGGGACGGCCGTGATTCATCTCTTCATTATACCAATGAGCCCGGTTATGCTATTCCTCTTTCAAAACACAGGCTCAAGCTCCTCTTTCTTGAAGTGGGAGCTTCTTATGAACTCTTTGAAAGGTATCTTTCGGAGGATCCTGACCTTCCCGAATCAGTATTGCTGGGACCCGGTGGGAATCCTGAAAGTCTCAGAGCCGAAGTCATACTTTCGGGTCCCGGACGCTGCCGTCTTTTTCGTGCCCTTGTGGGGGACGATACATTTTATGAACGATTTCTGGATATTCATGAGCTTAAACAGATTAATGATCCCAGTGTAGCGGGTCAGCATATCAGCAAGCTCTCTAATATGAGGGTTGAAACAGCCATCAATACGGACAGGCTTTACGGTAAAATACTTGCCGAAGCGGCCAAAATCATGCTTAGAACAGGGAGCTCTGACGGTTTGAGGGATGATCTTCCCATATTCCTGGGAGGAAAGCCCAGCTATGCTCTGCCTTACTTCGGCCCCTCCTGTCAGCGGGTTCTCGGTAAAATGGGAATTATGAGCTATCTCCGTCCCTCTGTTCTGGATGAGAAGAATTTGAATGCCAATCTTGTGGGTGCCTCGGTCCTTGCTCAAAGGGCTTATGCAATGCGTTCTACGGGCTGA